A section of the Bombus huntii isolate Logan2020A chromosome 5, iyBomHunt1.1, whole genome shotgun sequence genome encodes:
- the LOC126865581 gene encoding zinc finger protein 549-like isoform X1 yields MSAKGQYNCVLCDSKLESKEALQEHFRKHANKEIDTRGKPVKRSKNDDTQCDVCGQAFDSISATIRHRFKVHPNSPTKFYCHYCGMQFPLKTHRDNHQASHDSSESERKEQHKKCEECDVLFYNEKALDYHYRSIHKRMVHLFQPIATPPPSNKIKVNSMNDALSVYYCHLCGAEYIIKFNLQRHLERAHTQEEREAVPEDLIKCTVCAALFCSKRAYETHNSYHQPDDLYVTSEEQRLQTVTKVDQDFDIRRVEGVADKYVPKTNTTKRPAKNWPKPKRTQENVEVKQKDYSSSDDEPGTTNESSDSESDLPLKQRICS; encoded by the exons ATGAGTGCTAAAGGCCAATACAATTGCGTTTTGTGTGACTCAAAATTAGAATCCAAGGAAGCTTTGCAGGAGCATTTTAG GAAACATGCCAACAAAGAAATAGATACTCGTGGTAAACCCGTCAAAAGAAGCAAAAACGATGATACCCAATGTGATGTATGTGGTCAAGCATTTGATTCAATTAGTGCAACAATACGACATAGATTTAAAGTCCATCCTAATTCTccaacaaaattttattgtcaTTATTGTGGGATGCAATTTCCTCTAAAA ACACACAGGGATAATCATCAAGCATCACATGATTCATCTGAAAGTGAGAGAAAAGAACAACATAAGAAATGTGAAGAATGCGATGTATTGTTTTATAATGAAAAAGCTTTAGATTATCATTATCGTTCTATACATAAAAG gATGGTACATTTATTTCAACCAATAGCAACACCACCTCCTAGcaataaaatcaaagtaaATTCAATGAATGATGCTCTCAGCGTATATTACTGTCATTTGTGTGGTGctgaatatattataaaattcaatttgcAGCGACATTTGGAAAGAGCTCATACTCAA gaagaaagagaagctGTTCCAGaagatttaataaaatgtacagTATGCGCTGCTCTATTTTGCAGTAAAAGAGCATATGAAACGCATAACAGTTATCATCAACCAGATGATTTATATGTAACATCAGAAGAACAAAGATTGCAAACTGTAACTAAAGTAGATCAAGATTTTGATATTAGGCGTGTCGAAGGAGTTGCTGACAAATATGTTCCAAAAACTAATACTACAAAAAGGCCTGCTAAAAATTGGCCAAAG cCTAAGAGAACCCAAGAGAATGTAGAAGTAAAACAAAAGGATTATTCTTCTTCAGATGATGAACCTGGTACTACTAATGAATCCAGTGATTCAGAAAGTGATCTTCCATTGAAACAAAGGATTTGCAGCTAA
- the LOC126865578 gene encoding BUB3-interacting and GLEBS motif-containing protein ZNF207 isoform X2 — protein sequence MGRKKKKQSRPWCWYCNREFEDEKILIQHQKAKHFKCHICHKKLYTGPGLSIHCMQVHKEAIDKVPNSLPNRSNIEIEIYGMEGIPPNDAKEHERQRNGGRPGSPSSGEDEPVRKKAKPEGLLGSAPGAMPTGSNMMPGVMPGMAAHPGMPPMGSFPPPMHHMMGPMGPVGPPFMGPGMMPGMPGMPPGIQPPVSGASIPPTRPLFPSAAAVSTTASTSVTSPLGTDFKPITSVAGGSIGPVKPTFPAYSNTDNSTTTNNNIGSDQKVNLIATTSAAIKIIHPPEDLSLEEIRARLPKYQRRQTQETRTVQTADANQQAAALQQQQQQQQQQQQQQQAAVANAAAAFQDQQQRQQAALNALQQQQQRFQRPPQAVMVPASAAMPVSSVALMAPLMRPTMTLAAPALIHGGNMMRPPPMGLPPGRPVTPW from the exons ATGGGACGCAAAAAGAAGAAGCAATCAAGACCGTGGTGCTG GTATTGTAATAGAGAATTTGAAGATGAAAAGATTCTTATACAACACCAGAAAGCAAAACATTTCAAATGCCACATATGTCATAAGAAGCTTTATACGGGACCAGGACTTAGTATACATTGTATGCAG GTACATAAAGAAGCGATAGACAAGGTACCTAATTCTTTGCCGAATCGAAGCAAtattgaaatagaaatttatggTATGGAAGGCATACCACCAAACGATGCAAAAGAACATGAAAGACAGAGGAATGGAGGTAGACCTGGTTCACCAAGTTCTGGTGAAGATGAACCAGTTCGAAAAAAAGCAAAACCAGAAGGTTTATTAGGTTCTGCACCAGGAGCAATGCCTACAGGTTCCAACATGATGCCAGGTGTAATGCCAGGTATGGCAGCTCATCCTGGTATGCCACCAATGGGATCGTTCCCACCACCCATGCATCATATGATGGGACCTATGGGTCCTGTAGGTCCACCTTTCATGGGTCCTGG tatGATGCCTGGAATGCCGGGTATGCCTCCAGGTATACAACCACCAGTATCTGGTGCATCCATACCACCAACACGACCATTATTTCCAAGTGCTGCAGCTGTTTCAACAACTGCGTCTACATCTGTGACTTCTCCTTTGGGTACAGATTTTAAACCAATTACGTCAGTGGCTGGTGGATCTATAGGACCTGTGAAGCCAACATTCCCTGCATATAGTAATACAGATAATAGTACCACTACTAACAATAATATTGGTAGTGATCAAAAAGTAAATCTTATAGCCACTACTAGTGCTGccattaaaattattcatcCGCCAGAAGATCTCAGCCTA GAGGAAATTAGAGCAAGACTTCCAAAATACCAGCGGCGACAAACGCAAGAAACTCGAACTGTGCAAACTGCTGATGCCAATCAGCAAGCTGCTGCATtacaacagcagcagcaacagcaacaacagcagcaacagcaacaacaagcTGCTGTTGCTAATGCAGCTGCTGCATTTCAGGATCAGCAACAGCGACAACAAGCGGCATTAAATGCACttcagcagcaacagcagaGATTTCAGCGACCTCCACAAGCAGTAATGGTTCCTGCATCTGCAGCAATGCCTGTTAGTTCCGTTGCACTGATGGCACCGCTTATGCGGCCCACTATGACCCTAGCTGCACCTGCTCTGATTCATGGAGGTAACATGATGCGACCGCCCCCCATGGGCCTACCACCAG GGCGCCCAGTCACTCCTTGGTGA
- the LOC126865581 gene encoding zinc finger protein 33B-like isoform X2: MKHANKEIDTRGKPVKRSKNDDTQCDVCGQAFDSISATIRHRFKVHPNSPTKFYCHYCGMQFPLKTHRDNHQASHDSSESERKEQHKKCEECDVLFYNEKALDYHYRSIHKRMVHLFQPIATPPPSNKIKVNSMNDALSVYYCHLCGAEYIIKFNLQRHLERAHTQEEREAVPEDLIKCTVCAALFCSKRAYETHNSYHQPDDLYVTSEEQRLQTVTKVDQDFDIRRVEGVADKYVPKTNTTKRPAKNWPKPKRTQENVEVKQKDYSSSDDEPGTTNESSDSESDLPLKQRICS, from the exons AT GAAACATGCCAACAAAGAAATAGATACTCGTGGTAAACCCGTCAAAAGAAGCAAAAACGATGATACCCAATGTGATGTATGTGGTCAAGCATTTGATTCAATTAGTGCAACAATACGACATAGATTTAAAGTCCATCCTAATTCTccaacaaaattttattgtcaTTATTGTGGGATGCAATTTCCTCTAAAA ACACACAGGGATAATCATCAAGCATCACATGATTCATCTGAAAGTGAGAGAAAAGAACAACATAAGAAATGTGAAGAATGCGATGTATTGTTTTATAATGAAAAAGCTTTAGATTATCATTATCGTTCTATACATAAAAG gATGGTACATTTATTTCAACCAATAGCAACACCACCTCCTAGcaataaaatcaaagtaaATTCAATGAATGATGCTCTCAGCGTATATTACTGTCATTTGTGTGGTGctgaatatattataaaattcaatttgcAGCGACATTTGGAAAGAGCTCATACTCAA gaagaaagagaagctGTTCCAGaagatttaataaaatgtacagTATGCGCTGCTCTATTTTGCAGTAAAAGAGCATATGAAACGCATAACAGTTATCATCAACCAGATGATTTATATGTAACATCAGAAGAACAAAGATTGCAAACTGTAACTAAAGTAGATCAAGATTTTGATATTAGGCGTGTCGAAGGAGTTGCTGACAAATATGTTCCAAAAACTAATACTACAAAAAGGCCTGCTAAAAATTGGCCAAAG cCTAAGAGAACCCAAGAGAATGTAGAAGTAAAACAAAAGGATTATTCTTCTTCAGATGATGAACCTGGTACTACTAATGAATCCAGTGATTCAGAAAGTGATCTTCCATTGAAACAAAGGATTTGCAGCTAA
- the LOC126865578 gene encoding BUB3-interacting and GLEBS motif-containing protein ZNF207 isoform X1 → MGRKKKKQSRPWCWYCNREFEDEKILIQHQKAKHFKCHICHKKLYTGPGLSIHCMQVHKEAIDKVPNSLPNRSNIEIEIYGMEGIPPNDAKEHERQRNGGRPGSPSSGEDEPVRKKAKPEGLLGSAPGAMPTGSNMMPGVMPGMAAHPGMPPMGSFPPPMHHMMGPMGPVGPPFMGPGMMPGMPGMPPGIQPPVSGASIPPTRPLFPSAAAVSTTASTSVTSPLGTDFKPITSVAGGSIGPVKPTFPAYSNTDNSTTTNNNIGSDQKVNLIATTSAAIKIIHPPEDLSLEEIRARLPKYQRRQTQETRTVQTADANQQAAALQQQQQQQQQQQQQQQAAVANAAAAFQDQQQRQQAALNALQQQQQRFQRPPQAVMVPASAAMPVSSVALMAPLMRPTMTLAAPALIHGGNMMRPPPMGLPPGMIGALPPGAMHPAFAAPMGFPGAPMLAPMMHPRFR, encoded by the exons ATGGGACGCAAAAAGAAGAAGCAATCAAGACCGTGGTGCTG GTATTGTAATAGAGAATTTGAAGATGAAAAGATTCTTATACAACACCAGAAAGCAAAACATTTCAAATGCCACATATGTCATAAGAAGCTTTATACGGGACCAGGACTTAGTATACATTGTATGCAG GTACATAAAGAAGCGATAGACAAGGTACCTAATTCTTTGCCGAATCGAAGCAAtattgaaatagaaatttatggTATGGAAGGCATACCACCAAACGATGCAAAAGAACATGAAAGACAGAGGAATGGAGGTAGACCTGGTTCACCAAGTTCTGGTGAAGATGAACCAGTTCGAAAAAAAGCAAAACCAGAAGGTTTATTAGGTTCTGCACCAGGAGCAATGCCTACAGGTTCCAACATGATGCCAGGTGTAATGCCAGGTATGGCAGCTCATCCTGGTATGCCACCAATGGGATCGTTCCCACCACCCATGCATCATATGATGGGACCTATGGGTCCTGTAGGTCCACCTTTCATGGGTCCTGG tatGATGCCTGGAATGCCGGGTATGCCTCCAGGTATACAACCACCAGTATCTGGTGCATCCATACCACCAACACGACCATTATTTCCAAGTGCTGCAGCTGTTTCAACAACTGCGTCTACATCTGTGACTTCTCCTTTGGGTACAGATTTTAAACCAATTACGTCAGTGGCTGGTGGATCTATAGGACCTGTGAAGCCAACATTCCCTGCATATAGTAATACAGATAATAGTACCACTACTAACAATAATATTGGTAGTGATCAAAAAGTAAATCTTATAGCCACTACTAGTGCTGccattaaaattattcatcCGCCAGAAGATCTCAGCCTA GAGGAAATTAGAGCAAGACTTCCAAAATACCAGCGGCGACAAACGCAAGAAACTCGAACTGTGCAAACTGCTGATGCCAATCAGCAAGCTGCTGCATtacaacagcagcagcaacagcaacaacagcagcaacagcaacaacaagcTGCTGTTGCTAATGCAGCTGCTGCATTTCAGGATCAGCAACAGCGACAACAAGCGGCATTAAATGCACttcagcagcaacagcagaGATTTCAGCGACCTCCACAAGCAGTAATGGTTCCTGCATCTGCAGCAATGCCTGTTAGTTCCGTTGCACTGATGGCACCGCTTATGCGGCCCACTATGACCCTAGCTGCACCTGCTCTGATTCATGGAGGTAACATGATGCGACCGCCCCCCATGGGCCTACCACCAG GAATGATCGGAGCTTTGCCGCCAGGAGCGATGCATCCGGCATTCGCAGCTCCAATGGGGTTTCCTGGTGCACCAATGTTAGCTCCGATGATGCATCCACGCTTCAGATGA